A genomic stretch from Chitinophaga agri includes:
- a CDS encoding HEPN domain-containing protein: protein MNQHLKNRQQWHLNQAIHNEAACNFLHHDSQFFDWVVNTAFYSALHYVSSVIFPLEIREEKGLHTVYTVEEYCEIVPTHNNKHRVLSELVYEHCKGIGKTYDRLLDMSFKSRYEFGCHDSSYSTTARRYLQQVQQHCHSQNVAKRA from the coding sequence ATGAACCAACATCTGAAAAATCGGCAGCAATGGCATCTTAATCAGGCAATTCACAATGAAGCCGCCTGTAATTTCCTCCACCACGACAGTCAATTTTTTGACTGGGTTGTTAACACTGCATTTTATTCCGCATTACATTATGTCAGTTCGGTGATCTTTCCTCTGGAGATCAGAGAGGAAAAAGGGTTACATACTGTTTATACAGTAGAGGAATATTGCGAGATTGTTCCAACACACAACAACAAACACAGGGTTTTATCCGAACTAGTGTATGAACACTGTAAAGGAATTGGTAAAACGTATGACAGGCTACTGGATATGTCATTTAAATCTAGATATGAATTTGGCTGCCATGATAGTTCCTATTCAACGACGGCCAGGCGGTATTTACAGCAAGTCCAGCAGCATTGTCATTCGCAAAACGTGGCTAAACGGGCCTAA
- a CDS encoding cytochrome c, which produces MLHKGFISFCCALLLILPVRYVHAQQVTWSGHIASIIHTNCTPCHRQGEAAPFALVTYDDVAKRANFIKRVTESRYMPPWKPDPHYVSFANERRLTEEEIKLIGEWAENGMPKGEGTVKEIPQQYVQGTSYHRAPDLVLKMNSSYTLKGDNVERFIVYKLPFELPDSMAVEAIEFTSNNRKVIHHANYEIDNVPEADFHNTADYVDNTTSQLDYYQQYVSYRKNMQYFGGWIPGSSYESYPENIGWMMPKRGVVLLSVHYAPVGKDEEVISGVHFFFRKKPVKRIIRATTYGSGGIGEKDIDPFFYIPANAEKSFKLSVKLTETQSLMYVWPHMHLLGKAFKAFAVTPDKDTVKLVSIPQWDFNWQEIYWFPKLVKLPKGTIVTIQGEYDNTVNNAVNPSFPPQLVYGAMRTKDEMLTMIMMTLSYEKGDEEQALKRP; this is translated from the coding sequence ATGCTGCACAAAGGTTTTATATCATTTTGTTGCGCCCTTCTGCTGATCCTGCCGGTACGTTATGTGCATGCACAGCAGGTGACCTGGTCCGGGCATATCGCTTCCATTATCCATACAAACTGCACTCCCTGTCATCGCCAGGGTGAAGCCGCTCCCTTTGCACTCGTTACCTATGACGATGTGGCCAAAAGAGCCAATTTTATTAAGCGTGTTACAGAAAGTCGCTACATGCCACCGTGGAAACCTGATCCGCATTACGTGTCTTTCGCCAATGAAAGAAGACTGACAGAGGAAGAAATTAAACTCATCGGGGAATGGGCTGAAAATGGGATGCCTAAAGGTGAGGGAACTGTTAAAGAAATACCACAGCAATATGTACAGGGTACTTCTTATCACCGCGCCCCCGATCTTGTACTCAAAATGAATTCGTCCTATACGCTGAAAGGCGATAACGTAGAACGCTTTATTGTGTATAAACTACCTTTTGAACTGCCTGATTCTATGGCGGTAGAAGCTATTGAATTTACTTCCAATAATCGAAAGGTCATTCATCATGCCAACTATGAGATCGACAATGTGCCTGAAGCAGACTTCCATAATACAGCCGACTATGTGGATAACACAACGTCACAACTGGACTACTATCAACAGTATGTCAGCTATCGTAAAAACATGCAGTATTTCGGAGGATGGATCCCTGGCAGCAGTTACGAATCTTATCCGGAGAATATAGGATGGATGATGCCTAAACGGGGTGTCGTGCTGTTAAGTGTACATTATGCACCAGTAGGGAAAGATGAAGAAGTGATCAGTGGTGTACATTTCTTCTTCCGCAAGAAGCCGGTAAAACGGATCATCAGAGCCACTACATATGGCTCCGGCGGAATAGGAGAGAAGGATATTGATCCATTTTTTTACATCCCGGCGAATGCGGAAAAAAGTTTTAAACTGAGTGTGAAGCTAACAGAAACCCAATCGCTGATGTACGTGTGGCCGCATATGCACCTGCTGGGCAAGGCCTTCAAAGCGTTTGCCGTAACGCCCGATAAAGATACTGTCAAACTTGTCTCTATTCCACAATGGGATTTCAACTGGCAGGAAATATACTGGTTCCCAAAACTGGTAAAACTGCCTAAAGGTACCATCGTTACTATACAGGGTGAGTACGATAATACGGTAAATAACGCCGTCAACCCGTCCTTCCCACCACAACTGGTTTATGGTGCGATGCGTACAAAAGATGAGATGCTGACAATGATCATGATGACGTTGTCATATGAGAAGGGAGATGAGGAACAGGCGTTAAAACGGCCGTAA
- a CDS encoding RNA methyltransferase, whose protein sequence is MRKLSMDELGRKTVDQFKAADKTPLLLILDNVRSMHNVGSVFRTADGFLLQGIVLCGYTPVPPHRDIQKTALGATETVEWQYFPTTVEAVNALKEAGYTVMAVEQAVDSIMLDQFTPTTDKPLALVFGNEVSGVDAEVMKLVEGSIEIPQSGMKHSLNISVSTGIVVWDIFSKLKKQSI, encoded by the coding sequence ATGCGTAAACTTAGCATGGATGAACTGGGCCGTAAAACGGTTGATCAGTTCAAGGCGGCAGATAAAACTCCTTTGTTACTGATACTGGATAATGTGCGTAGTATGCACAACGTAGGATCGGTGTTCCGGACGGCAGACGGGTTCCTGTTACAGGGCATCGTCTTGTGTGGTTACACACCCGTACCTCCGCACCGTGACATCCAGAAAACAGCTCTTGGCGCTACAGAAACGGTTGAATGGCAATACTTTCCGACTACTGTAGAGGCAGTGAATGCCCTGAAGGAAGCAGGATATACTGTGATGGCGGTGGAACAGGCGGTTGACAGTATCATGTTGGATCAGTTTACGCCCACTACTGATAAACCATTGGCGTTAGTATTTGGTAATGAGGTATCTGGGGTGGATGCAGAAGTGATGAAACTGGTCGAAGGGAGCATAGAGATACCACAGTCAGGCATGAAACATTCTTTAAATATATCTGTGAGTACGGGTATTGTGGTGTGGGATATCTTTTCGAAGCTGAAGAAGCAGTCGATATAG
- the mutS gene encoding DNA mismatch repair protein MutS encodes MAKSKSVETPLMQQHKAIKARYPDAVLLFRVGDFYETFNEDAIIASKVLGIVLTKRANGSASQQDLAGFPHHSLDTYLHKLVKAGYRVAVCDQLEDPKLAKGIVKRGVTEMVTPGVAVNDKILDNANNNFLAAVHFGKDLTGAAFLDISTGEFFVAQGSLEYVDKLLQSFKPAEVIFARQQQKHFKEQFGSKFYTYTLEEWIFTTNYAEEILLKQFDTHSLKGFGVEGLAEAIIAAGACMHYLRDTEHPHLQHITNIQRIDQDDFLWMDRFTIRNLELLGSSVENGHTLLKTLDTTVTPMGARMLKRWMVFPLRDIKQINERLDITEYFIKESELSGAIVQHLKQTGDLERLVSKIPLRKINPREVMMLARALQQVEGIQQLLSKTGHPYLTAISEKLDPCPGILCKILEQIVETPPVLVSKGGVIQNGIHAELDSLRTIAHSGKEYLLRIQQTESDATGIPSLKVAFNNVFGYYLEVTNAHKNKVPDTWIRKQTLANAERYITPELKEYEEKIVGAEEKILALEVQLFDELLQTLQPYIQVIQQNAQLMARLDCLLSFSNNAIQYKYRRPNVTEGYHIDIREGRHPVIERGLPPGENYVANDIVLDKDQQQIIILTGPNMSGKSALLRQTALITLMAHMGSFVPATAAEIGLTDKIFTRVGASDNLSGGESTFMVEMNETASIINNITPRSLVILDEIGRGTSTYDGISIAWSIVEYLHDMTPHKPKTLFATHYHELNELENKHGRIKNFHITNKESGNKVIFLRKLAPGGSRHSFGIHVARMAGMPPQLIQRANEVLSHLEQKHIDAPLEQHVKEIAGPAQKVQLSIFDAHSDTFKEIREMLAEVDINRLTPVEALLKLNEIKNLL; translated from the coding sequence ATGGCAAAAAGCAAATCGGTAGAAACCCCGCTCATGCAACAGCATAAGGCCATTAAGGCGCGTTACCCGGACGCTGTGCTGTTGTTCCGCGTGGGAGATTTTTATGAAACTTTTAATGAGGATGCAATCATCGCGTCCAAAGTATTAGGTATTGTCCTGACTAAAAGAGCCAATGGCTCTGCCTCACAACAGGACCTGGCAGGTTTCCCTCATCACTCGCTGGATACTTACCTGCATAAACTGGTGAAAGCTGGTTATCGTGTGGCAGTATGTGATCAGCTGGAAGACCCAAAACTGGCAAAAGGCATCGTTAAACGTGGTGTGACAGAAATGGTTACGCCGGGTGTGGCGGTGAATGACAAGATCCTCGACAACGCCAACAATAACTTCCTGGCAGCCGTACACTTCGGAAAAGACCTGACCGGCGCGGCCTTCCTTGACATCTCTACCGGTGAATTTTTTGTAGCACAAGGCAGCCTGGAATATGTGGATAAACTATTGCAGAGCTTCAAACCTGCGGAAGTGATTTTCGCCCGTCAGCAACAGAAACATTTCAAGGAACAATTCGGTTCCAAATTCTATACATATACACTGGAAGAATGGATCTTCACGACCAACTACGCGGAAGAGATCCTGCTTAAACAGTTCGATACCCATAGTCTGAAAGGCTTTGGTGTAGAAGGTCTTGCAGAAGCTATCATTGCTGCCGGCGCCTGTATGCATTACCTGCGGGATACAGAACATCCGCACCTCCAGCATATTACCAATATCCAGCGCATCGACCAGGATGATTTCCTGTGGATGGACCGTTTCACCATCCGAAACCTGGAACTCCTGGGCAGCAGTGTCGAAAACGGCCATACACTCCTCAAAACACTGGACACCACGGTTACGCCCATGGGTGCCAGAATGCTGAAACGCTGGATGGTCTTTCCGCTACGTGATATCAAACAGATCAACGAAAGACTGGATATAACGGAGTACTTCATTAAGGAGAGCGAGTTATCCGGAGCTATCGTACAACACCTGAAACAAACCGGCGATCTCGAACGTCTCGTTTCCAAAATACCTCTGCGCAAGATCAATCCACGTGAAGTAATGATGCTTGCCAGAGCATTGCAACAGGTGGAAGGTATTCAGCAACTGCTAAGCAAAACAGGTCATCCGTATCTGACTGCTATCAGTGAAAAACTGGATCCTTGTCCAGGTATCCTCTGTAAAATACTGGAACAGATAGTAGAAACACCCCCTGTGCTTGTCAGCAAAGGCGGTGTAATACAGAATGGTATTCATGCGGAACTGGACAGCCTCCGCACGATCGCACACTCCGGTAAAGAATACCTGCTGCGTATTCAGCAAACAGAATCTGACGCAACCGGCATTCCAAGTCTGAAAGTCGCTTTCAACAACGTGTTCGGTTACTATCTTGAAGTCACTAATGCACACAAGAATAAAGTACCTGATACCTGGATCCGTAAGCAAACGCTCGCCAATGCGGAACGTTATATTACACCGGAGCTGAAGGAGTATGAAGAGAAGATAGTAGGTGCGGAAGAGAAAATCCTTGCGCTGGAAGTACAGTTGTTCGATGAACTGTTACAAACCCTGCAGCCCTACATCCAGGTCATCCAGCAGAATGCACAGCTGATGGCACGTCTCGATTGCCTACTAAGTTTTTCCAACAATGCTATACAGTATAAATACCGTCGTCCGAATGTAACAGAGGGCTATCATATTGACATCCGTGAAGGCAGACACCCTGTAATAGAAAGAGGATTGCCACCAGGAGAAAACTATGTAGCCAATGATATTGTGCTGGATAAAGACCAGCAACAGATCATCATTCTGACAGGACCGAACATGAGTGGTAAGTCGGCGTTACTGAGACAGACAGCGCTCATTACGCTGATGGCACATATGGGAAGTTTTGTACCTGCCACAGCTGCAGAGATTGGCCTTACTGACAAGATCTTCACACGTGTAGGTGCGTCCGACAACCTGAGTGGCGGCGAATCCACCTTCATGGTCGAGATGAACGAAACAGCGAGTATTATTAACAATATCACACCACGCAGTCTGGTAATACTGGATGAAATCGGCCGTGGCACCAGCACATACGATGGTATTTCTATTGCGTGGAGCATTGTGGAATACCTGCATGACATGACGCCACATAAGCCAAAGACACTTTTTGCTACGCACTACCATGAGCTGAATGAACTGGAAAATAAGCACGGGCGCATTAAGAACTTCCATATTACCAACAAGGAATCCGGTAATAAGGTGATCTTCCTGCGTAAACTGGCGCCAGGTGGAAGCCGTCATAGCTTTGGTATTCATGTGGCACGTATGGCAGGTATGCCACCACAGCTGATCCAGCGCGCGAATGAAGTACTGTCACATCTTGAACAGAAACATATCGACGCGCCGTTAGAGCAACATGTGAAAGAGATCGCCGGTCCTGCGCAGAAAGTACAACTGAGTATCTTCGATGCACACAGTGATACGTTCAAAGAGATCAGAGAAATGCTTGCAGAAGTTGATATTAACAGATTAACACCTGTGGAGGCATTGTTAAAGCTGAATGAAATAAAGAACCTGCTTTAA
- a CDS encoding SusD/RagB family nutrient-binding outer membrane lipoprotein: MKKIFINIALVCTLGGLFSSCAKKMEETYTDPEKIVDGSLSKLLSGMYLNKRIHPSYYDYYTFVMPVLANYSQLVATAPGNQMYFTNPSYVDGRWQDFYAGSRANDGDNPDYNYNGPGIMSNYREMQTTLSLMSAEQQQRNQVFVKVAEILVFDQAAQMVDMWGDIPFSKSNGLNSPDRTAADVPYDDAKTLYTNIIANLKAINTFLDTVNVETDVKNELATADILLKGDLVAWQRYANSLRLRLLMRISNADEATAKTEVTAMLNDAATFPVIASNDQNVTFKNSPTQVRSDLVEVFTGYPYAPEYLINTLQEANGDPRLRVMWDQDDVNGYKGFPWNGSVGDYDDQRRLYAVFDTATFTYNDNIPGVIMTASEVNFLKAEAFERWGLGDAAAAYTNGIRQSIEFYYGINQSAIKRQGQNNFSRAALASPAATEVDAFLAKAPIAYTGTTTQKLEKIYTQKWEHFFVLQSGQAWSELRRTGYPALQFPTVGNSAAPNAPKRLLYPANERLYNPIEYSKVKDKDTRDRPVFWDVN, encoded by the coding sequence ATGAAAAAGATCTTCATAAATATAGCTCTTGTCTGCACGCTCGGTGGCTTATTCAGCTCCTGCGCCAAGAAGATGGAGGAAACATATACTGACCCGGAGAAAATCGTCGATGGTTCCCTGAGCAAACTGCTGTCAGGTATGTATCTGAACAAAAGAATACACCCGTCTTACTACGATTATTATACATTCGTAATGCCTGTACTGGCTAACTACTCTCAGTTAGTAGCGACCGCTCCGGGTAACCAGATGTATTTCACCAACCCATCTTATGTAGATGGTCGCTGGCAGGATTTCTACGCAGGTTCCCGTGCGAACGATGGTGATAACCCGGATTATAACTATAATGGTCCTGGTATCATGAGTAACTACCGTGAGATGCAAACTACTCTGAGTTTAATGTCTGCTGAACAGCAGCAAAGAAACCAGGTGTTTGTGAAAGTTGCGGAGATCCTGGTATTCGATCAGGCTGCCCAAATGGTAGACATGTGGGGTGATATCCCATTCAGCAAATCAAATGGTCTGAACAGCCCTGATCGTACGGCTGCCGACGTTCCTTATGATGATGCGAAAACATTGTACACTAACATCATCGCAAACCTGAAAGCGATCAACACTTTCCTGGATACAGTAAATGTTGAAACTGATGTTAAGAACGAACTGGCTACTGCTGACATTCTGCTGAAAGGTGACCTGGTTGCATGGCAGCGTTACGCAAACTCTCTGCGTCTGCGTCTGTTAATGCGTATCTCTAATGCTGATGAAGCGACCGCAAAAACTGAGGTGACTGCTATGCTGAATGATGCAGCTACCTTCCCGGTTATTGCTTCTAACGATCAGAACGTAACTTTCAAGAACAGCCCTACCCAGGTTAGAAGTGACCTGGTTGAAGTGTTCACTGGTTACCCATACGCTCCTGAATATCTGATCAACACTCTGCAGGAAGCTAACGGCGACCCTCGTTTAAGAGTAATGTGGGATCAGGATGATGTGAACGGTTACAAAGGTTTCCCATGGAACGGTAGTGTTGGTGACTACGATGACCAGCGTCGTTTATACGCTGTATTCGATACTGCTACCTTCACTTACAATGATAACATCCCTGGTGTGATCATGACAGCTTCTGAAGTAAACTTCCTGAAAGCTGAAGCTTTTGAAAGATGGGGTCTTGGTGATGCAGCTGCTGCATACACTAACGGTATCAGACAGTCTATTGAGTTCTACTACGGTATCAACCAGTCTGCTATCAAGAGACAAGGTCAGAACAACTTTAGCCGTGCTGCACTGGCTTCTCCTGCTGCAACTGAAGTAGACGCATTCCTGGCTAAAGCACCTATTGCTTACACCGGTACTACTACACAGAAACTGGAGAAGATCTACACGCAGAAATGGGAACACTTCTTCGTACTGCAAAGCGGTCAGGCTTGGTCTGAGCTGAGAAGAACAGGTTATCCTGCGCTTCAGTTCCCAACTGTAGGTAACTCTGCAGCGCCTAACGCGCCTAAGCGCCTCCTGTATCCAGCTAACGAAAGACTGTACAACCCAATTGAGTACAGTAAAGTTAAAGACAAGGATACCCGTGACAGGCCAGTATTCTGGGATGTTAACTAA